The window CCTCACGCTGGTCCTAAAACAGCTTTTTACTGTCAAGTAAGATGGTCACAGGTCCATCGTTCAGTATAAACACATCCATCATTTCTCTGAATTTACCTGTTGCAACGTTGATACCTAAAGCCCTCAGCCGCTTTACGCATTCCTCGTAAAGAATTTCGGCTTGTTCTGGTGGGGCGGCATCAGCGAAGGAAGGGCGTCTGCCTTTGCGGCAGTCTCCGAAAAGAGTGAATTGAGATACAACAAGAATTCCGCCTTCTATGTCTAGCACTGATCGATTCATTTTGCCCTGATCATCTTCAAAAATACGAAGGTGTAAAAGTTTATCGACGATATATGAAAGGTCTTCGTCACCGTCGCTTTTACCTACTCCAAGGAAAACAAGAAGTCCCTCTCCGATAGCTCCCACAACTTCTCCCTTTACTTCAACTCGAGCTTTCTTAACTCGCTGCACAACGGCTCTCATGATCTCTCTCCGCAGTTTTTATCTCAATTGCCATACAGGAACACATTTTCTCGGACTCTACAGTA of the Thermodesulforhabdaceae bacterium genome contains:
- the dtd gene encoding D-aminoacyl-tRNA deacylase, encoding MRAVVQRVKKARVEVKGEVVGAIGEGLLVFLGVGKSDGDEDLSYIVDKLLHLRIFEDDQGKMNRSVLDIEGGILVVSQFTLFGDCRKGRRPSFADAAPPEQAEILYEECVKRLRALGINVATGKFREMMDVFILNDGPVTILLDSKKLF